In Verrucomicrobiota bacterium, the genomic window CGGACATCACAGGGATCAATCAGGACGTGGCTTCCACCGCGCAGGAATCCTTCGCCGGAGTCCGCCTCATCCGCGCCACGCACTCACGGCAGCGATTTGTGGATCACTTCAAGCTGCTGCTGAATCTCAAGGCCGAGGTCGAGGAATCCGCGGCGCGCAGCCATGCCCTGCTGGCACCGCTCGCTGAAATCATCGCGGTTACCGGGGCCATGTCCATCGTCGGCTGCGCCTATGTCTTTCTGGTCAAGCCCGGCTTGATGCTGCCCAGTTATCTCCTGGCGTTCGGATTTGTGCTCCTGCGTTTCCTGCCCTTGATCAATCAGATTTACGCCTATCAAGGACACGTGTTGTTCATGGCTGGCGGAGTGCGCAAAGTAAAAGATTGGCTGGACACCCCCGTCTTTCCCCGCCGTCCTTTCGGGGAGAAGGAATTCACGGGCCTCCGGCAGGGATCAAGGCTGGAGAAACTGAGTTACGTTTATCCGGACGGCAAGCGCGCCCTGGAGGAAGTCAGCTTCGAGATCCCCGCGGGAAAGACCGTGGCGCTCGTGGGGCGATCCGGCTCGGGCAAATCGACGCTGGCCTCGTTGCTGCTCCGTTTTCGCGCGCCTCAAGCCGGGCGGATTCTGGCCGACGAGATGGATTATTGGGAGTTCACTTCGGAGTCCTGGCATCGCCGGGTGGCGGCGGTGGAGCAGGAGGCCTTTCTTTTTCACGACACGCTGGCTCGCAACATCGCGTTCGGTTTGGAGAACGCCTCGGAGAAGGCGCTGCACGCGGTGGTCAAGCTCACCAAGCTTGAGGACGTGGTGGCCGGATTTCCCGAGGGATTGCAGACGGTGGTGGGGGAACGAGGCGCCAACCTGTCCGGAGGACAGCGCCAGCGGCTCGCTCTGGCGCGCGCTTTGATTCGCGAACCCGAGCTGCTCATTTTGGACGAAGCCACGTCGGCCCTGGATCCACTTTCGGAGCGCGAGGTGCAGATGGCATTGGAAGCGGCCACGTCCCAGCGCACGGTGCTCGTCATCGCTTACCGGCTTTCCACCATTCGCAACGCCGATCACATCGTCGTCCTGGAGTCGGGCCGCGTGATTGAGCAGGGCAGTTGGGACACGCTCATCGAGGCGCATGGAGTGTTCTCCGAGTTGGTGAGAACGCACGCTCAATGAGGGCATCGCCGGCCACGCATGGGACCGGATGTTGCGGGCCTTGAAGCGGGATGAAAACCCTGACCCGCCCCTCCAGGTCACGGACCTGAATCAAGGGCCGGGCGGACGGTGCCAGTCCGGGGCATGATCACCCTTGGTGATTTGCTCCCGTCAGGGCGGCTAGAGCCTAGCCGCGCGCAGGCTGGACGGGATTCATGCCATGGACGCCGAACAACCGCTGGTACTCCAGCAACACGTATCGATCGGTCATGCCCGCGATGTAATCGCACACGGCCCGATGCACGCCCACCCGCCGGGATCGGCGGCGCGATTGTTCGCCGATTTTTTCGGGATGATGCAAGTAATGGACGAACAATTGTTCCAGCAGCCGGATAGCCCGGATGTTCGGTTCATGCACGACCGGGTTGTAGTAGAGTTGCTGGTAAAGGAAATCCCGGAGCTCGCGATTCAACTCGCGCCGCCGAGGACTGTACTGCACCAGCGGTTTCGGCTGGCGCCGAACGTCATCCGCTGATGCCACCCCCGATTCGCGAATCTGGAGTTCCGTGGTTTCCACCACGTCCCGCACTTGTCCATCGATGAGGCAGCGGATGATGAAGTATCGGCGGCATTCATCGGCCAGTTTTCCGTGCTTCTTTTCGACTTCGCGCGCCCCTTCCCGCCAGAGGCGCACTTCCCGCCGCAGCCGCTTTTCGTCCAAGAGCTGCGACTCGAGGCCGTCGTCCAAATCGTGGCTGTAGTAGGTGATTTCGTCCGCCAGGTTGGCCACCTGCGCCTCCAGGGACGAGCAACGCATCCGAAATCCTTTGTTTCGCGTGGGCTTGTCGTAGCTCGTGTGGTGCTTGGCGAGTCCCTCCAGGACTTCCCAGCTCAAGTTCAGGCCCGGGAACCCGGGGTATTTCTGCTCGAGTTCCTCGACCACACGCAGGCTCTGACGGTTGTGTTCGAACCCTCCGTGCTCCTTCATGAGCTTGTTCAAGACCGACTCCCCCTTGTGCCCGAAAGGAGAATGACCCAAATCATGCGCCAGCGCGATGGTCTCGGTCAGGTCCTCGTTCAATCTCAGGGCGCGGGAGATATTGCGGGCGATGGCCGCGACCTCCATGGTGTGGGTCAGCCGCGTGCGCAAGTGATCACCGCTGCCATTGAGGAAAACTTGAGTCTTGTACTCTAGCCGGCGGAAGGCTTTCGAATGAATCACGCGATCCCGGTCGCGCTGGTAGTGCGTCCGCCAGTCCGGCGGCTTCTCTTCGTGAGCGCGCCCCCGCGTGGCCGAGCTCAGCTGAGCGTAAGGTGCGAGGATGCGCGCCTCGCGTTCCTCGAGTTCCTGTCGGGTGCAGGGCATGAACCTCCCGGGATCCGCCTCAATGGCCCAGAATTCGGTCTACGGAAAGCCCCCTCAATTCCAACAGTCTTCGGATGGTGTCCTCGATCAAGTTGTTGGGGCAACTGGCCCCGGCGGTGATGCCCACGGTGATGGCGCCGGAGGGCAGCCAGTCCGAAGTCTCCACTTCCTGGCTGATGTGCTGGTTCCAGTGCCGGATGAGGCGGTTGGACTCCATTTTGGCGGCGTTCTTGATGAAGAAGGTGGGCAGTTTTTTTTCTCCCATCTCGGCGAGGTGGCTGGTGTTGCTGCTGTTGTAGCCGCCGACGACGAGCAAGAGATTCATGGGTTCGGTCAGAAGTCGCTGGAGAGCGTCCTGACGGTCCTGAGTGGCGCCGCAAATGGTGTCGAAGAAGCGGAAGTGCTGCCCGATGTTTTCAGGTCCATGCCGTTTTTCCATGGCGGCCCGGAATCGTCGCTGTACTTCCTCCGTTTCTCCCCGCAGCATCGTGGTCTGATTGGCGACCCCCACGGCTTGCAGGTGCTTTTCCGGATCGAATCCCACGGAATAAGCGCCCTTGAATTTCTCGAGGAAGGCTGCTTTGTCACCGCCACGGACGATGTAGTCGCAAACGTAGTCCGTTTCCTCCAAATTGTAGACGACCAGGTAGTGTCCGGTGCCTTCGGCCGTAGCCTGGCTGGTGGTGGCTTTGGTTTCCTCGTGCTTGGCTTTGCCGTGGATGATGCTGGTCACCGACTCGCGGGAGTACTGGCGAACCCGTTTCCAGACGCTCATCACGTCGCCGCACGTGGTATCGACCATGATGCATCCGCGCTCGGTGAGTTTGCGGCGTGTATCCACCTCCGTGCCGAAGGCGGGAATGATCACCACGTCCTCCGCGGCGATCTTGGCCAGTTCCTCCTCGGGAGGCCGCGGTGAGATGCTCACGATGCCCAGGTTGCGAATCTGGTCGTTCACTTCCGGGTTATGAATGATTTCCCCCAGCAAGAAGATGCGGGTCGGCGGGGGGAAAACGCGGCGGGCCGCATACGCCATGTCGATGGCGCGTTCGACGCCATAGCAAAAGCCGAATTCCTTGGCGAGTTTGATGGTCAGCCCGTCGATGGTGATGACGCCGCCATGGTCGCGCAATTTCTCGACAATTTCGCTCCGATAATGCGCGACGACTTGGGCTTGCACCTCGTGCATGACATCCGGACGGCGCAAATTGATTTTGTGCCGCGTTCCATTCGCTGTTTCGCCGAGATTCGCCATATCCCCGGAGTCTGATCCCCCCTTTCCCGAGCGTCGAGGCGAAAGCCTGCTCATTCTTCCGCCTTCCCAAACACCGCCTCGATTTGCTTTGATCGAGAAACTCCAATGCACACGCAGTTCCTCCTCTTGCTCGCGGCCGTTTTCACGGCCCTCTCCCTACAAGCTCAATCGCCCGAGTGGATCTGGCACAAGAAGTCGGATGCCGCCGAAACCCGGTTCTTTCGCACATCCTTTCCCCTGGACGAGGTGCCCTCCGCGGCCCAGTTGATCGCCACCGCGGACGATGCGCTCGACGTTTTCATCAATGGTCAAAAGGTTCTTTCCGCGTCGGAATGGCAAAAGGCGCATCACGCCGAGGTGAAGTCCACGCTGAAGGCGGGACGCAATGTCATCGCGGTGCGAGGCTCTAATGGCGATGGAAGCATGGCGGGACTCGCCCTCAAGCTCAGTGTGCGCACCTCGCTTGGCACCGCTCACATCCTCACGGACAAAACATGGAAAGCCGAAGACCGCGAAGTTCCTGGCTGGAACCAATCGTCCTTCGACGACGCTTCCTGGACGGTCGCCCAAGTCCTGGGCAAAATGGGCATGGACCCGTGGGGCCATGTCTTCGCTTCCGCCGGGGCGCCTGCCGCGGCGAGCCCCCCGACCCCTGAACCCAAACGCCTGGCCACTCCGGTCGACTCCCTCTACGTGCTTAAGGACTTCAAGCTCGAGCTCATCCTGAACGGCGAGCCCGAGGACGGTTCCTGGGTGAATCTTTGCAAGGATCACAAGGGCCGCCTCATCCTCAGTCCGCAATATCGCCAGCAGAACACCGAGGCTGGACTGTTGCGGGTGACGCTCGACGGGCAGGGCCGGGTCGCGAAACGCGAGTTCATCGCCCAACCCCTCTACGATGCCCAGGGCATGGTCTTTGCCAACGACGCGCTTTGGGTGGTGGTCAACAAGTATTCCACGAAGTTCGAATCAGGACTCTATCGGATTACAGATGATGGATCGGATCGCTGGGGTCGCATCGAGTTGATCAAAGCCTTGCCTGGAGGCGGTGAGCATGGGCCCCATGCGGTTGAACTGGGACCCGACGGGCAGCTTTGGGTCATGGCGGGCAACCACACGCGTCCGCCTGCCGGACTCGATCCCGATTCCCCTTACCGCCATTACCAGGAAGACCACGTGCTGCCCCGTCAGCCTGATGGAAATGGACATGCCACGGGCGTGATGGCGCCGGGCGGCTATATCTGCCGGGTGAGCCCCGACGGCAAGCAGTGGAGCTTCTTTTGCGGGGGATTTCGCAATCAATACGATTTCGCCTTCAATCCCGATGACGAACTCTTCGTGTTCGACGCCGACATGGAATGGGACTGGGGCATGCCCTGGTACCGCGCCACGCGCGTCAACCACGCGGTTTCCGGGGCGGAGTTTGGATGGCGTTACGGCACTGGAAAGTGGCCGGATTACTACGCCGATAGCCTGGGTTCGGTGGTCGATATCGGCATCGGTTGTCCGACGGGCGTCGGCAACGGAAAAGGCGCGAAGTTCCCCGCCCGCTATCAACGGGCGATTTACGCCATGGATTGGACCTATGGACGCCTCATGGCCGTGCATCTCACTCCCGATGGCGCAGGCTACAAAGGTACCTGGGAGAATTTCGTGGCTCCCGCCGGACTGGTCACCCCGGGCGCGGCCACTCCGCCGCTCAATGTGACGGATCTGATCATCGGGGACGATGGCGCCATGTATTTCACCATTGGCGGACGCGGCACGGCTTCGGGACTTTACCGCGTGACGTATCACGGGCCCGAATCCATCACGCCTGCCTGGACTCCGAGTCGCGAGGGAAAGGAAGCGCGGGCTCTTCGCCGAAGCCTGG contains:
- a CDS encoding ABC transporter ATP-binding protein, which encodes MRGRIQFVLGLGRLLVELRPHLRGGRWLLAAMVASSLSAVGMESLGVGLLVPLLSLLLGGEDAAPMRPIVWMQSALPGKSSGFYVIAFCVAIVMAIGAKNVVLFLSQCLGARLQRRISVNLRQALFEKIHAADLSVLDNHKAGELTNTLITESERTLRFVESVLFLSQRLAMAMFYLGALCLISWQLPLLTTVLALGVGVCLSFLHRRLRRGGSDITGINQDVASTAQESFAGVRLIRATHSRQRFVDHFKLLLNLKAEVEESAARSHALLAPLAEIIAVTGAMSIVGCAYVFLVKPGLMLPSYLLAFGFVLLRFLPLINQIYAYQGHVLFMAGGVRKVKDWLDTPVFPRRPFGEKEFTGLRQGSRLEKLSYVYPDGKRALEEVSFEIPAGKTVALVGRSGSGKSTLASLLLRFRAPQAGRILADEMDYWEFTSESWHRRVAAVEQEAFLFHDTLARNIAFGLENASEKALHAVVKLTKLEDVVAGFPEGLQTVVGERGANLSGGQRQRLALARALIREPELLILDEATSALDPLSEREVQMALEAATSQRTVLVIAYRLSTIRNADHIVVLESGRVIEQGSWDTLIEAHGVFSELVRTHAQ
- a CDS encoding deoxyguanosinetriphosphate triphosphohydrolase, which produces MPCTRQELEEREARILAPYAQLSSATRGRAHEEKPPDWRTHYQRDRDRVIHSKAFRRLEYKTQVFLNGSGDHLRTRLTHTMEVAAIARNISRALRLNEDLTETIALAHDLGHSPFGHKGESVLNKLMKEHGGFEHNRQSLRVVEELEQKYPGFPGLNLSWEVLEGLAKHHTSYDKPTRNKGFRMRCSSLEAQVANLADEITYYSHDLDDGLESQLLDEKRLRREVRLWREGAREVEKKHGKLADECRRYFIIRCLIDGQVRDVVETTELQIRESGVASADDVRRQPKPLVQYSPRRRELNRELRDFLYQQLYYNPVVHEPNIRAIRLLEQLFVHYLHHPEKIGEQSRRRSRRVGVHRAVCDYIAGMTDRYVLLEYQRLFGVHGMNPVQPARG
- a CDS encoding 4-hydroxy-3-methylbut-2-enyl diphosphate reductase, giving the protein MANLGETANGTRHKINLRRPDVMHEVQAQVVAHYRSEIVEKLRDHGGVITIDGLTIKLAKEFGFCYGVERAIDMAYAARRVFPPPTRIFLLGEIIHNPEVNDQIRNLGIVSISPRPPEEELAKIAAEDVVIIPAFGTEVDTRRKLTERGCIMVDTTCGDVMSVWKRVRQYSRESVTSIIHGKAKHEETKATTSQATAEGTGHYLVVYNLEETDYVCDYIVRGGDKAAFLEKFKGAYSVGFDPEKHLQAVGVANQTTMLRGETEEVQRRFRAAMEKRHGPENIGQHFRFFDTICGATQDRQDALQRLLTEPMNLLLVVGGYNSSNTSHLAEMGEKKLPTFFIKNAAKMESNRLIRHWNQHISQEVETSDWLPSGAITVGITAGASCPNNLIEDTIRRLLELRGLSVDRILGH
- a CDS encoding c-type cytochrome, which codes for MHTQFLLLLAAVFTALSLQAQSPEWIWHKKSDAAETRFFRTSFPLDEVPSAAQLIATADDALDVFINGQKVLSASEWQKAHHAEVKSTLKAGRNVIAVRGSNGDGSMAGLALKLSVRTSLGTAHILTDKTWKAEDREVPGWNQSSFDDASWTVAQVLGKMGMDPWGHVFASAGAPAAASPPTPEPKRLATPVDSLYVLKDFKLELILNGEPEDGSWVNLCKDHKGRLILSPQYRQQNTEAGLLRVTLDGQGRVAKREFIAQPLYDAQGMVFANDALWVVVNKYSTKFESGLYRITDDGSDRWGRIELIKALPGGGEHGPHAVELGPDGQLWVMAGNHTRPPAGLDPDSPYRHYQEDHVLPRQPDGNGHATGVMAPGGYICRVSPDGKQWSFFCGGFRNQYDFAFNPDDELFVFDADMEWDWGMPWYRATRVNHAVSGAEFGWRYGTGKWPDYYADSLGSVVDIGIGCPTGVGNGKGAKFPARYQRAIYAMDWTYGRLMAVHLTPDGAGYKGTWENFVAPAGLVTPGAATPPLNVTDLIIGDDGAMYFTIGGRGTASGLYRVTYHGPESITPAWTPSREGKEARALRRSLEAYHGKPDPRALDFIWPHLGNPDRTLRYAARIALEAQPVTQWQKRALEEKSAEVGLSALLALARLGGKSAQDEGWLALGQWPLSSLSERQQLDKLRVLQVSIARHGLPSPVTVKLAIEKLGASFPNRSGLVNRELSQVLIALGAPDVVGKSLSLMATASTQEDLIHFLFHLRVAKHWTLDQRREYLGYFSKDLKGMAHPPEIIRWFAEAGRPYGDGASFNNFRKNFLKEANSNMSEAERTELAPQLASLTAPSSGPNSRRQEDSFPAPKTRAFVKEWTMAELVGDLETLGKGRNFERGRQSFVDAQCLACHRFGVEGGGVGPDLTSVNTRFKRLDLLESMIDPHKVVSEQFQNTTVELKNGDDVTGRLMDETADTLVLVPNPLKPGESVTVKKSEVKSKGFSRLSPMPEGLLNTLSKEEILDLIAFMEAGGRRNHALFRP